From the Neobacillus sp. PS3-34 genome, the window GCTGTTCTTTGAATCCCATAACGGCTGAATCTATCATTTTTGACACATACATTTCAATGCCCTTAAGCCCAGCTTCCCTTTTTGCTTCCTCATGTGTTAGACCCGAACAGATTACCTCATGCAGGAGGTCTGCAGGTCCCTCTGATAATGGGTTAACTGCCTGAACATAGCACTGAGAAAGAGGAAGCTGGGTCAGATCTCGTTCCTCCCAGGTATGGAAAATCCCTGTTTCTTCTGAGGTTAATCCACTGAAAAATTCCAAGAGATTATCCTTTGATCCATTTCTTTCCGATACCTCCATCAGCCTTACTTCAAGATCTTCAACCAAACTAGGGTTAAAGCTTTTAGACGTAACTAATGGATGTGTAATGAATGAAAACCAGTCTCCTTCCAGTGTTTCAAGATCAAGCAGATAAATTTGATTACTTTGAATTAATCCATGAACTCCTGTTACCCTCTTGAAACATTCAAACACCATAACATTAGCCAGAATCGATCCCGCTGTTGAGGAGAAAGTTTGCGGCTGCCGCTCTGCCTGCAATGCAGTTTGATGGATGCGGCGCCATGCGGATTCCCAGCATTCCTCCGATTCCGGATGAACCAATGGGCCAGCCAGCCCCACTTGCTCTAACCATATTGCAGGTAGAAATGCCTTCCTCTCCTCTTTGCATACCTGATTTAGTTCCAAAAGTTCTTTTACATTTCCATCCTGGGAGACATACAGAATCCAATCATAAGGCTGCACTGCTTTTTTCCAAAAACTTCTCCCCTCCTCTTTATTAAAAGGGACCTCCTTTATCTCGACCTCAGAATCCGTCCTGCTAGCATTTTGTACCAGTTCTTTCAGCCGCAGCCGATTTGTGGGAAGTGAATCTGTTACCATAACATTCAACTTAGACAGTCCCGAATCGAGTAACGCAGTAGCCAATGAAACTAATAAGGGACCTGATCCGACAGCTAAGACGTTAGCCTCGCGATACTCTTGAAAACGATAAGCACTGGAATCTACAAAATTCTCCAGGAATTCAATTTGTGAAGCGTATTTTTCAAGAATCAGGCTATTTAATTGATGTGGTGTATCTTGGCTTACATCACGAACAAAGCCATTCTTGTATAGCGCTTCTGCGATCTCATATACCCTGTTCCGATATGGAGGTGCTAATCCTTCTGTTAAATCTCCCAATGTTTGCCCCCCATTGAACATTGGCATCAATTTTTCAATCCATTGATAGATCGTATTGCCTTCCATTCGGAATGAACTTACATTATTTCTGAAATACACACCACCCTCCGGATCAGGGAGATAAAATGTATCTCTTTTTACCTTCAGACATGTCGACGAATTAAGTGTTGTCATTTAGCCCCTCCTTATTCTTTATCGTTCCTGCTTATGCACTATCATTTTATGTACTTTTATTTGTCCAATATGATAAAACGTAATAAAGTGCCCCTGCTGCAAACACGCAGGGACACTTTCCTTTTAAAATATAAACACATTTAACCCTTTCCGAATTACCATCCCCAACCGCCCCAGCAGCTGGAACAGCCATAACAACCCCCACAGCTATAGCAGCTAAAACAGCCAAAGCAGCTTAAACCAAGACCAAGACCCAATCCAAAACCACCTAAACCGAAACCACCACATCGGAAGCCTCCGCAACGGAACCCTCCACACCGGAATCCGCCACAACGAAAACCTCCGCATCCTCCGCACCGGCCACACCGGCGCAAGTCATTCATATTTTGCTGGCTCAAAGGATCTATAGAATTTACCTCTCCAACATGGAATTGATCCAATCCTAACATTTGCAAATCATTATGAAAATTTTGCATTTTTTCCTCCCCTTTGTATTTTAATTACACTCATAAGAGTAGAACGAAGGTAATTCATCAGGTTTGAGTAAATGAAAGATACCATGTGTACTCTCTTCAACAAAATATGAATCAAATTGGGGCATTGTTACTGATTTAAGCGCCTATTTCACGTTGAGTATCTTAAAAAGTGGTGAGGTTCCTGGGAGTATTGGTTAATGGCCAAAAAAAGAGCCTGGAACATTTTCCAGACTCTTTATCTATTAATCATTTAGCTTACTTATCTAAGTTTCTCACTTTGCAGGAGCCTTATAGCGCTTAGGCAATTTGAAACCACGCTGCTCCATAACCCCCCGCAGCCGATCCGGGTAGTCTGTGATAAGCCCGTCAACGCCGTCATCGATAAGCTTGTTCATGGTAGGCTCGTCGTCAATCGTCCACGGGATGACCTTCATTCCGTTCTTGTGAGCTTCCTGAACCATGCGCTTCGTCACATATGGCTCGTAGTTCTCATCAGTGATTTTGCCATTCTGCGGAAAACCATGCACTGGCGAGATTGCATTAGCGCCAAACGAGTGTGCCGCTGCCACGAGGTCGCCACCGAAGTCGTCGATGTCGATTCCGCCCAACCATGGAGAGGCACCCGGCTGGCCTGGCTGCAGGAATTGCGGCCCGTTGGTCAGGGCGACGAGTGGTAAGCGCGGCTCTACCTCGTGCATACGCATAAGTGAGCCCCAGTCGAAGCTTTGGATTGACACTCGCTTGAGCATCCCGGCTTCGCGAACCTGGCGTGCAACAATCTGTACGAATTCTTCACGAGGAGCCGTTTCCTCCGGTGCGCCGGCTTCCACTTTTGTCTCGATGTTCATCCACACTTTGTTGGCATCATAGAGTTTGACGAGAGCGAACACCTCACTTAACAGTGGCATCTTAGAACCTGGACTCGTGCGCTGACCTGGGAATTGAGCCAACGCTTTCGATCCACAATCTAGTTTACGAACTTGAGCAAGGGTTAGGTCCTTTATGTATTTGCCAACGTAAGGGTATTCAGGGTCACCCGTGAACGCCGGTTCCGTGTCCTGGCACTTGTCGCCTGAAATTTTCCGGTCGTGAGATATGACAGCCTGGTGGTCCTTTGTGATCTGCACGTCAAGCTCAAGTGTGCTTACACCGACTTCAAGCCCTCTGGAGAACGAAGCAATCGTGGATTCGACGGTGAGACCTAATCCACCGCGATGGGCCTGCAGATCGAACCCTTTTGGACCGTAGCTGGATTTGTCTGACCGGGATGGATTCTCAGCAGCGGACGCAGGTTTTGCTGTATCCAGGTCTGCCGCTGAACACACCATAAGGGTAGCTAATGTTGCTAATATAAATTTTTTCTTCTTCATTTGCTCATCTCCTAATCACTTATACTATGTATTACTTTTATAAGTATAGAGAGATAGAGTAAACTCCCGGTTACACAAATAATAAGAAATAGTAAATATAAACAAGACGATAGTAACGGTTCTTTCGACCTTCTTGTTCAACAATCTAATATACATGTATTTGTTAGGCTACTATTTTCCAAGTTCTTTTTTACATTGTTTATTTTCGAACAAAAGAAGACCACCTACTAAATAGGCGGTTAATTAATTTTTCATTATGTCACCTCACGCGTTACGGTTCTCTACCTACCCTTCAATAACTTGCTTTAGCATCGCTTCAAGTTTTAAAATAGTTTTCCAATTACGTACGGTGGCCGGGACACCTATTTTTGGAAGCTGAGAAGCAAGTTTAGAATCTCGAATGCTTTGACGGAAGTAAAAATAGATTTCTTTTCCTTCTATATAGCATTCATCTAAATCACTTTTAAACTGAAGTAAATGATCGATTGCTTCCTGTTTTGGCTGCTCAGCCAGACACGCTACATGTACACTTTCGCCTTCTAGTAACGAGTCCACGGGGTATGGGCAATTTTTTATCAGTTGTTCCCATTCCTTTTCTGTTCTTAGGATTACTGTCACTGAAAAACCAAAAGCATTGTTAATTTCCTGCTCGATTAGCTCGCTTAATCGTGACGCATTCTTGTCAGATTGAAACAAAACATTTCCACTCTGAATATACGTCCTCACTTGTTCCAGCCCCATATTTGTTAAAACGGTTCTCAATTCCTGCATCTTAATAATGTTATGTCCACCTACATTAATCCCTCTTAGTAAAGCAATATAGTTCGTCATCTTTCTACTCCTTTATTCTTAATAATAACCAACTTTTTCCACTTTTAATAGTGTTGTCGATACACTTAGTTTTTCAAGAGTTTTAAAAAAGAACATTCGTTTGCTTAATAGCAGCGATATGATATGATTTAGTGAATTGGAACATCCTATTATGTGTTGTGCCCATTAGAAATCAATCATCAACAAAGAGGAGTATCATGACAAACAATTTCTTCAAAACTTTACTGCTTTTCTTTTCGATATCCACTTTATTGGCAGGCTGCTCAACGAGTGAACTTGTAAATGAAATAAATCTAGATGACACCAAGCTGCAGTTTGAATCAAACACGATTATTTATGATCAAGATAATCATGAAATTCAACGACTTTCTGCCAATCAAAACAGAGAGCTTGTCAGTTTAAAAGAATTGCCTGAATACTTGAAAATGGCATTCGTGGTGACGGAGGATAAACGCTTTTATGAACATAATGGAGTGGATCCAAAAGGAATTTTTCGGGCTCTATACAATAATATAAAGTCTGGCACCAAAAAGGAAGGCGCCAGCACGATTACACAGCAGCTGGCTCGTAATGTTTATTTATCGAGCGAGAAAACGCTGGCGAGAAAATCGAAGGAAGTCATCATTGCCGCCGAGCTGGAGCGAAAGTATACAAAGGATCAAATCCTTGAAATGTATTTAAATTATATTTATCTTGGCAGCGGAGCGTATGGTATGCAGGCAGCGGCACAGGAATATTTCGGGAAGGACGCGAAGGATCTGACCATCGCTGAAGCCGCCCTGCTGGCTGGTTTGCCAAAGGCGCCCAGTACATACTCCCCTCGCCACAATCTGGAATTGGCAAAGGAACGCCGGGGTGTTGTTCTTTCCTTAATGAGAGAAAACAAAATTATTTCTGCACAGGAAGAAAAGGAAGCGAATGGACAGGAAATTATTCTTTCTCAAGAAACATTCAAAAAGCACAGCCCGTATCAGGCCTATATCGATTTTGCAGCCAAGGAAGCAGCAGATGGATTAAAAATTTCTCTTGAACAGCTTTATCACGGGGGCTACCACATTTATACCAACCTGGATATCCACGTTCAAAAGTCTATGAATGCGGCAGTGTCCAATTATTATTTTCAAGAGGATGAACGGGACCAATCAGTTGAAGTGGGCATGACCTCAGTTGATCCAAAAACAGGTGCGGTTACAGCATTATACGGTGGAAGGAATTATATCTATCAGGATTTAAACCATAGCACCACCCTGTATCAGCCAGGCTCCGTTATAAAACCGCTTGCGGTCTATGCACCCGCATTGGAAACCGGGCTCTGGAAGCCTGACTCCTTGATCAAGGACGAACCGATGAGCTTCGGGGATTACTCACCGCATAACGCCGGCGGCAGTTATCATGGCTATGTCACCCTTGCAGAGGCGCTGGCCAGGTCATTAAATATCCCTGCTGTTTCTCTGTTGCAGGAGATTGGGGTTAATACCGGCTTCCAGTTTGTCGAAAATGCTGGTATCACATTGGATCCAAATGACCGGAATTTGTCTCTGGCACTAGGCGGCTTGACCAAAGGTGTTTCAACTTTGGAAATGGCCCAGGCATATGGAGCTTTTGCCAATAACGGGGTTATGATCGATGCGCATGCAGTTCGGAATATAACAGACCGGGATGGAACATCCCTCCTGACTGTAAACCCTCCTGCTAAAAAGATCATGTCCGCAGAAACTGCCCAGGAAATGACTGAGATGCTTCAGGGTGTTATTTCAAAACCTTATGGAACCGGGAAAGCAGCGAATATTGGCCGCCCTGTCGCAGGCAAGACCGGAACAACGCAATTGAATATAAACGGAATCGACGGAAACAAGGATGCCTGGTTCACAGGATATACAGATCACCTCGTCACCTCGATTCATATCGGCTTCGACAGAACCGACAAAAACCATTATATTACAAGCGGAGGCGGCAAAACTCCTGCCGAGTTATTCCATTGGTTGATGAGGGATCAATAACACTCAGGTGAGGATTTATATTCCTATGCAGGGATGACTAAAATAAAAAACGCCAGAAATGGCGTTTTTTATCTTAGTCATTTTTTCGATTGGCTTTGTTATTTGTGTTGTCCATTATGTTATTAACAGCGTTTGCTGTTGCGTCTACAGCATTCATCGCCACATTCTCTGTTGTTTCTAATGCACTATGAACTGTATGAAAAGCAGATCCTGCAGTCTCCTTAACGCTTTCCGAAACACTTTGGTTATTTTCTTGATTGTCATTATTTGTTTGGTTAGACATCCTGTTTCACCTCCTAAGTAGGTATAGGATATGTAGTAATCAATGAAATTATTAAGGTGAAATTTTATTGTGGGAGATGAGTTTATGTCTAGGATGTTGAATGATGTTACTGTCTCTTTATGGAAAAAAAGTTTCTTTGAGCACAAATGTTTGTACTTTTCACTAGAGGATTAATCATTTTTTAATTGTAATTAATAAAAAGGTAAGACTTTGTTCATTCTTTGTACATATTTATATTCTAATATAGTATTTGTAGCTAGGACATAGCACACTAAACAAACCCCCTTTTTAAGATCCGGTCATATGCCGGGTCTTTTTTACTGTCTGAACCAAAACTTATTTTTAAAGTGACAGGCACCTTCCAAATTTTTGGAAGGTGCCTGTCACTATTATCATCCAGTTCGTTGATTGCTTTTTAATTGATCATATACCTTTTGATAGGTAGCGGCCTCTTCTGCCATCCCTTTTTGTTGATACATTTTACTGATTTTTTTTACAGGAATAGGATTCTGTGGCTGGAGTTCCATTTCCCACGAGTAGCAATCGATGGCTTTATCATATTGTCTAAACTCTGCATAATAATCGCCCAATTCCATCATCCGGTCAGGATCTTCTGCCATTTCCAGCATTTTATTCACTTTTTGAATCACTAATGATTGGGGGAGTAATTTTTGTATAGGATATAGTTTTTCAATGACCGTTTTGAGATCATGTTCTTTAAGCAGTATTACGGTCAGCTGAAAGAGTTTTTGTTCTGATTGGCTGGTATGTTCCTCGTGGACAGGCTGTTGGAACATAAAGAGGAAGTCGTCTAATTGAGAAACGACAAATCCCGCACTCAAATTCTCCCACACTTTAGTCAAAATGGGATCATAAGAAGCCGGCAGGTCATGAATGAATTGTAATAAATAGAGTGCTGATGTTTCATATTTACCTTCTTGAACCATTTTTTCAATAACTGGCTTGGCCTCGGGTAACTGTCGATACGGATTGATTTTCATCTGTCCTAATATGAAGATCCATTCTTTCATCGTGACAAATTTTAAAGCGAGGTCTGTATATTTATCAAGCGGTTCAGTGTTTTGAACTTTTTCCAGCCAAAGCAATAATAATTCAGCTAAACAAGTTTGTTTTCTTAAGATATTCTCTAAAAATATACGCTTTTCAGGGTGTGTTCTATTTTGAAAGCAATGATGTTCGACAAAAAGAGGATCCTTTTTAAGGATGGAAGCTAAACTTGAGGATTGGTAAAAATCATGGTATGAATTGTATTCCTGAGAATTAAAGCGCTCTTTTGCTGATTTGAAGTCAGGCGCAAAATCATTTAACATTCGGATGACCTGAAAGGCTTTAATAAAACTTCCGTTTCTTCTATAGTCAAAATAGACTCGGTCAATTATTTTTATAAGCTCATACTTCTCAAAAAATGCGTCAAGTGTGGTCGCAATATAGGCCATTTCATCTAAAGGATAATGGATTTGGAGCTGAGAAAAGAGTTTATTTTTATTCGGAATCGATACGGAATGATTGGGGATTAATGCGGTTAAGATAGGATGGGGAGCTTCAATAACAATGCCTTCATGAAATGCTGTATCAATAAATGATCCTGCTTCCACCTTAGACAGTTTATCACCGTAAACAAGGGAATTTTTATAGTATATAAGATAAAAGCTTTCGTTTTCTGCTGTAATGACCTCAAAGACTTTGGTTCTCGCAAAAATAGCTGCTCGATTGACATGACCTTTTACGATATTCTTTTTATCCTTTATGGATATTTCAGTTGGCATGATCAGTTGTTTATACATATCAGCTTTGCCCCCTATCATAATATCAATCGTCTGCTGTGCAAGCTTTTGTAAATTTATTATAACATATGACTGAGCGGGGGTTTGGATCAAAGAGCTGTTTTCTGTCCCGAACCATAAAAAAGGGCGTCTGCACCGCATTTAGACATCGATCCAAATACGTTGCCAGACACCCTACTTTATTAAAAAGACTGTGCTAATTTTCAACTTAAGCTTTTCCAATCAATTTGATACAAATCATGTCGCCGGTCGCGTAATTGGCTTAACGTACCAGAATTCCGGGAACGTCTCAGCTTCTCAAGATCAACGTCACCCACTACAACGGTATCAATATTCGCATCACATTCCCCAACAATGCCATCCCTTGCAAACTCAAAGTCTGAAGGCGAGAAAATTCCTGACTGGGCATATTGAATATCCATGTTCTCTACGTGTGTCAGATTACCGACGGTTCCAGCAATGCACGTATATACTTGATTCTCAATGGCCCGCGCCTGGGCACAATAGCGAACACGAAGGTACGCCTGGCGATCCTCTGTACAAAAAGGGACAAAAATGATGTTTGCTCCCTTATCTACCGCAATCCTTGCCAGCTCTGGAAACTCGATGTCATAGGAAATTTGAATCGCGATCTTTCCACAATCCGTGTCAAACACTTGAATATCGTTTCCTTCTGCAATGCCCCACCACTTTCTCTCGTTCGGCGTTGCATGAATTTTGGTTTGTTTCTCAATTGTGCCGTCACGGCGAAAGAGAAAACCGACGTTGTATATATCTCCATTTTCTTCCACGAAATGTGATCCACCGACAATGTTGATGTTATATCTGACGGCGAGCTGTGTGAACAGCTCAATGTATTGATCAGTAAAGGTCGCAAGTCGACGAACTGCCTGATCCGGTCGTTTTTCTTCGAGAAATGACATCAATTGGGTCGTAAATATTTCCGGGAACACTGCAAAATCCGATCCGAAATCAGCAGCGACGTCTACATAGTACCCCACTTGCCGAATAAAGTCCTCAAACGAATCAATTTTTTTCATCATATACTGTACGGCGCAAATCCTGACTGGAAACGCGGTACGGTAAATCCGCTTAGACTTGGGACGGTAATCGATGTTGTTCCATTCCATCAATGTCGCCATAGAATCTGAGGCCTTGTCGTCTGGCAGATACCTTGTGTTAATCCTTTTAATTGTAAATCCCTGAAGAAGCTGGAATGACAACACGGGGTCATATATACTGTGCTTTTCAACGGCTGCAACATACTCTCGAGCCGTCATTTCATCCTTATATTTATGATAATTTGGGATCCTGCAGCCAATAATGATACTTTTAAGATTTAATTGAACGGCGAGCTCCTTGCGTGCCTCGTAAAGACGGTGCCCCAGTTTCATACGCCGGTATGCCGGATCGACCATCACTTCAATCCCGTATAAGTTAAAACCATTCGGGTCATGATTCGTAATATACCCATTATCTGTGATGATGTCCCAGGTGTGCTGGTCGTCATACTCGTCAAAATTGACGATTAAACTTGAACAGGACCCTACAATCTTATCCTCATATTCCACACAGAATTGACCCTCGGGGAATATTCGAATGTGACTTAACAATTGCTCCCGTTTCCAAGGATCCATATTAGGGAAGCATGCTTTTCCTAATGCAATAATTGCATCAATATCTTCTACTCTTATTTTGCGAATGATGATTTTCTTCTCGTATTTGGACATATCTGTCTCTGTCACGTTCTCACACCCCTGCAATAGTTGTCGCGCTTATGTAATCGTTCTTCAGTCCAATTGCCATTTTTAAATTATGATTTCCAAAAATGGCAAATATAATTAGCTTCCCGTTTTGGATGCTATTTTGCTCATATACCCTTTAGATAGCAAGTTAGAAACCTGGAAAAAAATAATTCAGTTATTATAGAGAAAACCTAAAACATCAAGCTAAACAACATTTGAATTCACACGTTAAATCACACTGTAAATAACCCGCATGAAAACGCACTTAAATTCACGATATAATTCACAGTGCGTTTTTTATTGATTTATCAACATTTTGGCAAATTTTAATTAGTAAGAAGTCTTTTCCTTAATTGAGTAACCAGTGACATTTAAAATAAGCGGAGATTTTCCGGTTAGACTGCAAAATAGAGCGCGGTTCGGGGTATATAAGCGGAGGTTTTCCGATTAAGCAAAGCAAAATTAACCATTTTCACGTTTTTTGAGTCAATAGTCGGAATCTTTCCGTCTATTGAGGCTGTTTTCAGTGCTATTTCCTAATTAAGAGAAATTTCTCCGCTTATTTATCAAACTCGCTTTAGCGTCTAATGAACTTGTTCAACTTACGGGTGCTTTAGTAAAAAAAGAAAATTCAAAAAAAGCTTATAGATATTTGCATCTCTAAGCCTTTTTGACTGTGAAATATACTGTGGATTATGCTGTGAAGTTTATGTGATTTGCTATTTGATTTGGTCTGCGAGTTACTGTTTTGCACCTCACAAATAAACCCGTTACTGAATAGGGTTTTGCCCTTTTAAGTATTTATGATATTTAGTAACTTTAACCAACAGGAAAATGGACAATATAAACCCGTCATTACTTGTTTTGAATTTGTTCTAATGGTTTTCCATCTAAAGAATATGGAGCACCCACTAGTTTTTCTTTCGTAACCGGTGCGGATATGCCTCCAATCGGTTGGCCATCAACCACCATTACATCAACATAGGTTTTTCCTTCCCCGTGCGGGTATGTATCTAGATGGTGATTTGTTACAATGAACCGTTCATTAAAGATGGTTTTACCCATATATTTATCGGTTGAAATACCTGGTTGATTCCAAATCAGTTTTTGATAAGGCGGTTCCGATGGATCATTTAACTTTTCATCGGTTAGCACATAAGATGAGGATGTTTCTTTAGAATAAGCAACTACTTTATACCCTTTGTCATTAAGAAAGTCCCTTGCAATTTTAGCCTCTGTACTTAACTTCACTTCATTAATGGTATTGAATGTAGGGTTCAAACTTGAACAACCACTTAATGATAAAATCAAGAAAAAAAGACTACATTGAACAATTTAAACTTTTTCATAACAAACCCCCCTATGCCTAATTCTATATACTATTCGTCATTTTCCACTATTTACCTCCATGACATTAGAAATTACACAATTATCATGACAGGTTTTTTTTAAAACTTCATCTATTTACACAAGAGTTTACATGCAAAATCCACCCTTTATTATCCTCTGTACTGCTGTTAGCGATAGCCAAAGTTTTTTTATGGTGTCAATAAAATGGTAATATTGGTTCATCTTTTAATTTCCTATTCTATGGTAATATTATCAAGGATTACATTAATACTACTGTGATAGGAGAAATTAGATGAAAAAAGTTAATATTGCCGCTGTTCTTGTAGCAGTTATACTATTCTTTTCGGTCTTTCCGAATGTTTCGGAAGCCCATAGGGGAACATTGGACAAATTGGGCGGTCATTTTCAAAATTCTAACTGTGATTATCTATTGCATTCGCCGACACCACTTGCCAAATCGGCGAAAACAAAAACCCAGCTGCTTTCCATGATCAAAACCTATAGCAGCAACAAATGCAAAAGTAGTCTGACAGTCAATAAGATTCAATTAACCTATGCATTGCCTATCGGTACAGGAACTGCAGCTCCGCCTGCAACAAAACCCGTTATAGCCCCAGCTAAGTCAGCTCTTGCCCTTCACAAAACCTATAAAGTAACTTTTTATAAGGGCGTTGACGGGGATACTGCTTATTTTAAAATCAATGGAAAAGCAGTCAAAACCCGCTTCCTATTCATCGATACACCTGAAAGTACCATCCAGCATCAGCCTTTTGGTAAAGAAGCAAGCAATTATACGACAGCACGACTGTCAAAAGCCAAAAGCATTACGCTTGAAACAGATGGCTCTAATCTTTATGACAAATACAGCCGCCTCTTAGCATGGGTATGGGTGGACGGAAAACTACTGCAGGAAGATATCACCAAATCAGGTTTGGTGAAACAGTATTATGATTACGGGACATATAAGTATGAAAGCCGAATCCGTACTGCCATGTCCTACGCTAAAAGCCATCATGCCGGAATATATAAGTAATTTGAAAAAGAACCCTTGCAGAGGGTTCTTTTTAAATACATGAATTCTTCAAATTTTTGCTTGTTTATCAGAAATATAATCTTGATTATGCAGATACCTGTGCCTGTTTGCTATTATTCGCTTTTTTCGCCTTTCCTTTCAGCACTTCATACATAATTGGGATTACCAAAAGGCAGATTACCGTCGAGCTGATCATGCCTCCAATAACGACTACACCGAGTGTTTGCGAAATAATCGTATTCCCATTACTAGAGACAGCTAATGGCAGCAGGGTTAAGATGGTCGTTCCTGCTGTCATTAAGATAGGTCTTACCCTTGATGAGGTTCCGTGGAGAATCGCTTGTTTGGTTTCCATCCCTTCAGCGAGGTTCCGCTCTATTTTATCGACAAGGACAAT encodes:
- a CDS encoding glycerophosphodiester phosphodiesterase family protein, which produces MKKKKFILATLATLMVCSAADLDTAKPASAAENPSRSDKSSYGPKGFDLQAHRGGLGLTVESTIASFSRGLEVGVSTLELDVQITKDHQAVISHDRKISGDKCQDTEPAFTGDPEYPYVGKYIKDLTLAQVRKLDCGSKALAQFPGQRTSPGSKMPLLSEVFALVKLYDANKVWMNIETKVEAGAPEETAPREEFVQIVARQVREAGMLKRVSIQSFDWGSLMRMHEVEPRLPLVALTNGPQFLQPGQPGASPWLGGIDIDDFGGDLVAAAHSFGANAISPVHGFPQNGKITDENYEPYVTKRMVQEAHKNGMKVIPWTIDDEPTMNKLIDDGVDGLITDYPDRLRGVMEQRGFKLPKRYKAPAK
- a CDS encoding heterocycloanthracin/sonorensin family bacteriocin, with the protein product MQNFHNDLQMLGLDQFHVGEVNSIDPLSQQNMNDLRRCGRCGGCGGFRCGGFRCGGFRCGGFRCGGFGLGGFGLGLGLGLSCFGCFSCYSCGGCYGCSSCWGGWGW
- a CDS encoding DUF1697 domain-containing protein; its protein translation is MTNYIALLRGINVGGHNIIKMQELRTVLTNMGLEQVRTYIQSGNVLFQSDKNASRLSELIEQEINNAFGFSVTVILRTEKEWEQLIKNCPYPVDSLLEGESVHVACLAEQPKQEAIDHLLQFKSDLDECYIEGKEIYFYFRQSIRDSKLASQLPKIGVPATVRNWKTILKLEAMLKQVIEG
- a CDS encoding bifunctional GNAT family N-acetyltransferase/carbon-nitrogen hydrolase family protein produces the protein MTETDMSKYEKKIIIRKIRVEDIDAIIALGKACFPNMDPWKREQLLSHIRIFPEGQFCVEYEDKIVGSCSSLIVNFDEYDDQHTWDIITDNGYITNHDPNGFNLYGIEVMVDPAYRRMKLGHRLYEARKELAVQLNLKSIIIGCRIPNYHKYKDEMTAREYVAAVEKHSIYDPVLSFQLLQGFTIKRINTRYLPDDKASDSMATLMEWNNIDYRPKSKRIYRTAFPVRICAVQYMMKKIDSFEDFIRQVGYYVDVAADFGSDFAVFPEIFTTQLMSFLEEKRPDQAVRRLATFTDQYIELFTQLAVRYNINIVGGSHFVEENGDIYNVGFLFRRDGTIEKQTKIHATPNERKWWGIAEGNDIQVFDTDCGKIAIQISYDIEFPELARIAVDKGANIIFVPFCTEDRQAYLRVRYCAQARAIENQVYTCIAGTVGNLTHVENMDIQYAQSGIFSPSDFEFARDGIVGECDANIDTVVVGDVDLEKLRRSRNSGTLSQLRDRRHDLYQIDWKSLS
- a CDS encoding putative thiazole-containing bacteriocin maturation protein → MTTLNSSTCLKVKRDTFYLPDPEGGVYFRNNVSSFRMEGNTIYQWIEKLMPMFNGGQTLGDLTEGLAPPYRNRVYEIAEALYKNGFVRDVSQDTPHQLNSLILEKYASQIEFLENFVDSSAYRFQEYREANVLAVGSGPLLVSLATALLDSGLSKLNVMVTDSLPTNRLRLKELVQNASRTDSEVEIKEVPFNKEEGRSFWKKAVQPYDWILYVSQDGNVKELLELNQVCKEERKAFLPAIWLEQVGLAGPLVHPESEECWESAWRRIHQTALQAERQPQTFSSTAGSILANVMVFECFKRVTGVHGLIQSNQIYLLDLETLEGDWFSFITHPLVTSKSFNPSLVEDLEVRLMEVSERNGSKDNLLEFFSGLTSEETGIFHTWEERDLTQLPLSQCYVQAVNPLSEGPADLLHEVICSGLTHEEAKREAGLKGIEMYVSKMIDSAVMGFKEQQGNAGINIQDGFIGIGAGATIEEAVCRGLYEYLEEELTRRQDEPLKTIFRVHLGTIEDQRCRFYLNALTTLNGEPLIGLEKEMLGFPVIWVRTLGRRYTSTGLHSTLALRSALQQAIFDTQNQVNSTVRQAESAVLLKEKEFKLDIPSFEDTNHLELLQYSIKNLNRNGKQLLVYDFAFEPFLKHELAGVYGVQLGEGES
- a CDS encoding thermonuclease family protein, whose protein sequence is MKKVNIAAVLVAVILFFSVFPNVSEAHRGTLDKLGGHFQNSNCDYLLHSPTPLAKSAKTKTQLLSMIKTYSSNKCKSSLTVNKIQLTYALPIGTGTAAPPATKPVIAPAKSALALHKTYKVTFYKGVDGDTAYFKINGKAVKTRFLFIDTPESTIQHQPFGKEASNYTTARLSKAKSITLETDGSNLYDKYSRLLAWVWVDGKLLQEDITKSGLVKQYYDYGTYKYESRIRTAMSYAKSHHAGIYK
- a CDS encoding PBP1A family penicillin-binding protein — protein: MTNNFFKTLLLFFSISTLLAGCSTSELVNEINLDDTKLQFESNTIIYDQDNHEIQRLSANQNRELVSLKELPEYLKMAFVVTEDKRFYEHNGVDPKGIFRALYNNIKSGTKKEGASTITQQLARNVYLSSEKTLARKSKEVIIAAELERKYTKDQILEMYLNYIYLGSGAYGMQAAAQEYFGKDAKDLTIAEAALLAGLPKAPSTYSPRHNLELAKERRGVVLSLMRENKIISAQEEKEANGQEIILSQETFKKHSPYQAYIDFAAKEAADGLKISLEQLYHGGYHIYTNLDIHVQKSMNAAVSNYYFQEDERDQSVEVGMTSVDPKTGAVTALYGGRNYIYQDLNHSTTLYQPGSVIKPLAVYAPALETGLWKPDSLIKDEPMSFGDYSPHNAGGSYHGYVTLAEALARSLNIPAVSLLQEIGVNTGFQFVENAGITLDPNDRNLSLALGGLTKGVSTLEMAQAYGAFANNGVMIDAHAVRNITDRDGTSLLTVNPPAKKIMSAETAQEMTEMLQGVISKPYGTGKAANIGRPVAGKTGTTQLNINGIDGNKDAWFTGYTDHLVTSIHIGFDRTDKNHYITSGGGKTPAELFHWLMRDQ